From the genome of Falco cherrug isolate bFalChe1 chromosome 14, bFalChe1.pri, whole genome shotgun sequence, one region includes:
- the PHLPP2 gene encoding PH domain leucine-rich repeat-containing protein phosphatase 2 isoform X4, whose amino-acid sequence MKRRQYTLAFTSAGAQAQTYHVSFETLAECQRWHRQASTVVSMRLSMVDLSCYSLEELPEHLFYSQDIIYLNLRHNFMRSSGAGSLDSLCRFSQLKSLNLSHNRLGEFPVSLCEISTLTELNISCNGLRYLPSQIGKLLNLQTFWLDGNFLTSLPEELGGLQQLSCLGLSFNNFCELPAICEKLIILDKLALAGNLLETLDLAVLNRMSHIKSVDLRLNNLKRAVADTLKGNKSVTYMDLRDNQMTDLDLSSLCSLEQLHCERNKLKELTLSGFSLRALYANSNCLTAVNIYPVPGQLTCLELSHNQLQCVPDWACEAKKLEVLDASYNLLVELPSRILSSLSLRKLMMGHNRLQSLPPLLEHIPLEVLDLQHNLLTKLPETLFVKALNLRYLNASANSLESLPSACTGEESLSMLQLLYLTNNNLTDQCIPVLVGHPSLRILHLANNNLQTFPASKLGKLEHLEELNLSGNKLKTIPTTVANCKLLHTLIAHSNEISIFPEILHLPRIQFVDLSCNDLTEILIPEALPGALQELDLSGNTNLVLEHKTLDIFSHITTLKIDAKPSLTADSALSSAFWSHGVAEMAGQRNKLCVSSLALGSFAEGVEAVYGIFDGDKNEELPRLLQCTMADVLLEEVQQSDTMFMSNTFLVSHRKLGMAGQKLGSSAVLCYIRHDAADPASNFSLTVANVGTCQAILCRSGKPLPLSKVFSLEQCSEEAKRVKEQKAIITEDNKVNGVTCCTRMLGCTYLHPWILPKPHVSSIPLTVQDELLLLGNKSLWEHLSYAEAISAVRHLHDPLAAAKKLCTLAQSYGCQDNVGAMVVCLNISEDSCTCEMHGLTLPVAGGFSSSATKPVTSSSSSGIASEFSSELSASEVSSEVGSTASDEHSAVGLDGSLLPRQERRCSLHPVPPSSIFQRQPSSATFSSNQSDNGLDSDDEQPVEGVMTNGSKVEVEVDIHCCKGKGLEFEPPAEYRSSAPGPEDDSGLVLIIRRQNSVNSNSVQRGVKEKCELQKSLSTCCLYGKKLSNGSIVPLEESLNLIEVATEAPKKKTGYFAAPSQMEPEDQFVVPPDLEEEVKEQIKQHQENGLDQEQKEEHAAILPEEFDTAL is encoded by the exons GTTTTCTCAGTTGAAGAGCCTGAACCTGTCTCATAATAGACTTGGAGAGTTTCCTGTATCACTGTGTGAGATCTCTACTCTGACAGAGCTTAATATTTCCTGTAACGGACTTCGTTACTTGCCGAGCCAGATTGGCAAACTGTTGAA TCTCCAGACCTTCTGGCTCGATGGGAATTTCCTCACATCCTTACCAGAAGAACTGGGAGGTCTGCAACAGCTCAGCTGCCTTGGCCTTTCCTTCAATAACTTCTGTGAACTGCCAGCAATTTGTGAGAAACTCATCATCTTAGACAAACTAGCCCTGGCAGGGAACTTGCTAGAGACGCTGGACCTTGCAGTGCTGAACCGTATGAGTCACATCAAAAGTGTGGACCTGAG GTTGAACAACCTGAAAAGAGCAGTAGCTGACACACTGAAGGGGAACAAATCTGTGACTTATATGGATTTACGAGACAATCAGATGACAGATCTGGATCTGAGCTCCTTGtgcagcctggagcagctgcactgCGAGCGGAATAAGCTGAAAGAGTTGACGCTGAGTGGCTTCTCCCTTCGGGCCCTCTATGCCAACAGCAACT GTCTGACAGCTGTCAATATTTATCCGGTTCCTGGTCAACTGACATGTCTGGAACTCTCTCA CAATCAACTGCAGTGTGTCCCAGACTGGGCCTGTGAGGCAAAGAAACTGGAAGTTTTGGATGCAAGCTACAACCTCCTTGTGGAGCTTCCGTCAAG GATCCTCAGCAGCTTGAGTCTTCGAAAGTTGATGATGGGGCACAATCGTCTGCAGAGCCTTCCACCTCTTCTAGAACACATTCCACTAGAGGTGCTAGACCTTCAGCACAACCTGTTGACTAAACTCCCAGAGACGCTCTTTGTCAAGGCTCTGAA CCTCAGGTACCTGAATGCATCTGCAAACAGCCTGGAGTCCTTGCCCTCTGCATGTACAGGGGAGGAGAGTCTGagcatgctgcagctgctttacTTGACCAATAATAACCTCACAGATCAATGCATCCCTGTCTTGGTGGGACACCCAAGCCTACGGATCCTGCATCTGGCAAACAACAACCTACAGACTTTCCCCGCAAG caaACTTGGTAAGCTGGAGCACTTGGAAGAACTGAATCTGAGTGgcaacaaactgaaaacaattcCCACAACAGTGGCAAACTGCAAGCTACTTCATACGCTTATTGCACATTCTAATGAAATCAGCATCTTTCCAGAGATCCTGCATCTGCCCCGTATTCAG TTTGTGGACTTGAGCTGCAACGATTTAACTGAAATACTAATCCCTGAGGCACTGCCAGGTGCCTTGCAAGAGTTGGACCTGAGCGGAAACACAAACCTGGTGCTAGAACATAAGACACTGGACATCTTCAG TCACATTACCACACTGAAGATTGATGCTAAGCCCTCCCTTACGGCAGACTCAGCGCTCAGTTCTGCCTTCTGGAGTCATGGAGTAGCTGAGATGGCAGGCCAAAGAAATAA GCTGTGTGTGTCATCCCTGGCACTGGGGAGCTTTGCAGAGGGAGTGGAGGCTGTGTATGGCATATTTGATGGTGACAAGAATGAGGAGCTGCCGCGCTTGCTGCAGTGCACCATGGCCGATGTGCTCCTGGAGGAGGTACAGCAGTCAGACACCATGTTCATGTCCAACACCTTCTTGGTCTCCCACAG GAAGCTGGGCATGGCTGGACAGAAGCTGGGTTCCTCTGCTGTCCTGTGCTATATTCGTCACGATGCGGCTGATCCAGCCAGCAACTTCTCTTTGACGGTGGCCAATGTGGGGACGTGCCAAGCCATTCTGTGCCGAAGCGGAAAACCACTGCCTCTCTCCAAAGTCTTCAGCCTTGAACAATGTTCAGAAGAAGCCAAGAGAGTCAAGGAGCAAAAAGCCATTATAACAGAG GATAATAAGGTCAATGGTGTGACTTGCTGTACTCGGATGCTGGGCTGCACGTACTTGCATCCTTGGATCCTGCCCAAACCACATGTCAGTTCCATTCCACTGACTGTACAAGATGAGCTGCTACTTCTAGGGAACAAATCTCTCTGGGAACACCTGTCTTACGCAGAGGCTATCTCAGCTGTGCGCCACCTACATGACCCACTAGCTGCTGCGAAGAAACTCTGCACTTTAGCCCAAAGCTATGGGTGCCAAGACAATGTAGGTGCAATGGTGGTGTGTCTGAACATCAGTGAGGACAGCTGCACATGTGAGATGCATGGCCTCACTCTGCCAGTTGCTGGGGGATTTAGTTCCTCTGCCACCAAGCCAGTGACATCTTCATCTAGCAGTGGAATTGCTTCAGAATTCAGCAGTGAACTGTCTGCTTCTGAGGTTAGCAGTGAGGTGGGCTCTACTGCTTCAGATGAACACAGTGCTGTTGGTCTTGATGGCAGTTTGCTACCACGACAAGAGCGACGTTGCAGCCTACATCCTGTGCCCCCCTCGAGCATCTTTCAGCGCCAACCTTCCAgtgccaccttctccagcaACCAGTCTGATAATGGTCTGGATAGCGATGATGAACAGCCTGTGGAAGGTGTGATGACAAATGGCAGTAAAGTGGAGGTGGAGGTGGACATCCACTGCTGTAAAGGAAAGGGCCTGGAGTTTGAACCTCCTGCAGAGTACAGGTCCTCTGCTCCAGGGCCAGAGGATGACTCTGGGCTTGTCCTCATCATTCGGAGACAGAACAGTGTAAACAGCAACAGTGTGCAGAGAGGGGTCAAGGAAAAGTGTGAACTTCAAAAATCTCTTTCCACATGCTGTCTCTATGGAAAGAAGCTTTCCAATGGCTCCATAGTGCCCTTGGAGGAGAGCCTCAACCTCATTGAAGTAGCCACAGAAGCACCCAAGAAGAAGACTGGCTATTTTGCGGCTCCATCCCAGATGGAACCAGAAGATCAATTTGTGGTGCCACCTGATCTGGAGGAGGAAGTAAAGGAACAAATAAAGCAGCACCAGGAGAACGGATTGGATCAGGAGCAGAAAGAGGAACACGCAGCGATTCTGCCAGAGGAGTTTGACACAGCTTTGTAA
- the MARVELD3 gene encoding MARVEL domain-containing protein 3 gives MSGVLHRDLVTTSRDGCRGGGRRPREERRAQQGKWGRSEGSRAAAARGGVRAWALGPGGERGDRPGLAAGGAAQAEGRTPTHSTETSGIMKASGRPAASGRAGGSSSAVPGAEPEEPPGSRTAAPGLLKCRRCRYLRTGRASCQAVQALLALLALVCGSVSCGPPGGYTGLPDAGGIYYYQYGGAYSGFSGAEGERAQQLDQRFHLLKLPAGRAAMAAGGALLLFSCLLVLVGVLRLPWHFPAWLLLECILDTVIAVGMVPALYRFFSFLLGVYNSPLCKERELLYQSKGYQGFKCSLHGAEIAAGLLGCAAGMAYLLGAGLAARAYRTVHKLKQNPEQLYEV, from the exons ATGTCTGGAGTGCTGCACAGAGATCTAGTCACCACATCGCGAGATGGGTGTAGGGGAGGTGGGAGAAGGCCCAGAGAAGAGCGGCGGGCACAGCAAGGGAAGTGGGGTCGCAGcgaggggagcagggctgctgctgcgcGGGGAGGAGTGAGAGCCTGGGCGCTGGGCCCGGGAGGGGAACGGGGCGACAGGCCAGGGCTGGCGGCGGGCGGTGCCGCGCAGGCCGAAGGCAGGACACCAACCCACAGCACCGAGACAAGTGGCATTATGAAGGCCAGTGGCCGCCCGGCTGCCAGCGGCCGCGCCGGGGGGAGCTCCAG CGCCGTGCCCGGAGCGGAGCCGGAGGAGCCCCCGGGAAGCCGCaccgccgcgccggggctgcTGAAGTGCCGCCGCTGCCGTTACCTGCGCACGGGCCGGG cctcctgccaggcagtgCAGGCGCTActggccctgctggccctgGTCTGCGGCTCCGTGTCCTGCGGCCCCCCCGGGGGGTACACGGGCCTCCCCGACGCGGGCGGCATCTATTACTACCAGTACGGCGGGGCTTACAGCGGCTTCAGCGGAGCCGAGGGGGAGAGAGCCCAGCAGCTCGACCAGCGCTTCCACCTACTGAAGCTGCCAGCGGGAAGGGCAGCGATGGCCGCGGGAGGGGCCCTCCTGCTCTTCTCCTGCCTTCTCGTTTTGGTTGGTGTTCTACGGCTACCCTGGCATTTCCCAGCGTGGCTGCTACTTGAATGCATCCTGGACACAGTGATTGCGGTTGGCATGGTGCCCGCTCTGTACcgtttcttcagttttctgctggGGGTCTATAATTCACCGCTGTGCAAAGAGAGAGAGCTGTTGTATCAAAGTAAAGGCTACCAGGGCTTTAAATGCAGCCTGCACGGGGCAGAGATCGCTGCTGGCCTCTTGGGCTGTGCAGCTGGCATGGCATACCTGCTCGGGGCCGGCCTCGCTGCCAGGGCATACAGGACAGTtcacaaactgaaacagaatCCAGAACAATTATATGAGGTATAG